The genomic DNA GTTACCATTCAACGAAAGTGCTAATTctttgcatttcaaaaaatctcctaCGAAGGTTTCTTTTTTCACACAATAGGGGGTCTCAGAAACATTTGCTGCTGTTGATGACCTTACAAATGGATTTACGATAATCTGCAAGTACTCATTTGCTATTGCATTATCAGAGATGCTCACTGATATGTCACTTCATTTATACTCATTCGCTTGGTGACTTCATAATGGAGGGTGTTTATTCCACAGGTTATGATTTCTATAATTTCCTTCCtattaaattttcagatttttattcgAGAAAATGGACGCGACTTTCGATGGCTCACAAATGCAGAAGAATAGGTGAGACAATTACTAGAATTTTGTAGATCATGTGATATCATTTCAAACCTGTTCATAGCATTTTTCAGTCTCCTTGACGACGGACCGATAGGGGTCCGTTCTCTGAATATATTGACTCCGGTCGATTTATCTCGTAAATTGATGGCTTTATTGATAGACTTTCTCGGCAAAACTGCAAACATTCGGCTTTGTAATTTACTGGGATAGAATTTAAATATCAGTTAAAGGAAGACCCTTATTACAAATTATAAATCCGATCAAGGGCAAAACACCGACAGTTTTCCGACACAGAAGAACACCGACAGTCTTCATTGAATCCAATTAAATCCTGGACAGCAATTGTCACTACTATAGTGGTCTACAATGGTCACTACCATATCATCTGCAAAAAGAAGGTAAATAATTTGAATCTGGCCTGCAACTCCCATTTACCCATCATTTTACCATCATTTCCCTCATCATTTCATCGTCATTTCCTCATTTCATCGTTATTCACCCATCATTTCATCGTCATTTACCCATCATTTCATAATTTCCTCATTTCCTCATATCATCGTCATTTCCTTATCATTTACccatcatatcatcatcatttcctcatcatttcatcatcatttaccaatcatttcatcatttcatcGTTATTTCCCCATCATTTCATCGTCATTTTCTCATCAAGAATATGTTAACTCTTCCCTGCAAAAGTAACCTTTTTCGCATCTAAGCTATCATGCaacatttgtaacattttacccTCAAATTAGTTTTACCAAATTAATGGATTATAGCTTTCAATAACGGCACTGTAAAATCTTGTCACACTTTTGTTCACATATATTTGTACAATTATACTGACCAGTAGAAGTATCGCATTTCTACATTTCTTTTTAGCAGTGTTAATTACCTTTCTTGCAGATCAGTTTGgccaaatacaaaataaataatatgttTACTTAAACCCTCCGACcctaaactttattttattttcaaaaataacgcATGATTTTGTCCaatgttgttatttttgatGAATCATgtggttttttgttgtttttataaagGAAGTCTCATCGGTAACAGAAGTAGTTGTCATCAACGTGAATAGTGCTCTTCTAAATCATCAGTTATTGGTGGTATTAAACAATTTGTCTCTAGTCTATCTTTTTTCATACcctttgtaaaaatttcaaattctgtcCCAGGTGTCGTTGAATTTCTATGGGTAAAACAAACGGTCTACAGTTAGGTTTCTGCCGTACAGGAGGAGAGGCACGTCTGGTCCTTACCGCTGATGTAGATATCACATACTTCGTGTGTAAAGATATGGTGGAGTTAACATTGAAATCCACCACTTCCTTTTCTAACCAACCAAAAGTGTTAGGATTGGCTTACACTTCATGTGATTCAGACATTGTCCAGTGAAAAAATCTTACCATTTGGAAGTCAAACTTAATCGTGCCCTGCAATTGAAGTATTCCattcacataaatatttttgGCCTGAGGTTATCTCAGGACAGCCAGCCATTTTCATTGAGGAGGCTGGCAACAAAAATAGAAGCCTCCCTTacataatgtagatgtcatTGTGCGTAATGAAAATGTATGTGTTTTCTTGAATGAAAATAACGACCATCAACATTTACGTCTACTGTCCCTGTAAAGATTGGGCAAATTATCTCTTCTGCATGTGATGAAGGGCATATCTGGAATTGAAAACTTGCATGAAATACTTCTCACAACATAACTTTAAATATAAAACTGTTTTCATCATATCGCAATGATAATTCTATATCAAGTGACTTACTTATCAATCTCTAAACAATGGTTGTGAAAATTCAATTATCAAAATCAGTGTGTCCAAATATCGGTGACGATGTCACACTTCTTGTCAATTTTCGCACTGAGATTGCCATGACAAAttcattcatttctttcaaGAAATCGTTTAAATGTCGTTGTTAAGTCCGTGTTGCTGATGCGTGTAAGAGTGTTATTCATTGTGAGTTTAATGTACTACTAAacgttttgttatttttgaagttcTAATCTTTTATAAATTATGGTATAGGCCTACTTTCTTCAGCTATCGGCATTTTTGAGACAACCTTCAAGGTGACATACAGATCAGCTGACATCCAGCTATGATATGGAGTATCCTCAGTCagggcggggttgaccttttgatgacccgcatagcgacgcacgctaccccgccaacagatagttGCGTTTCCAAAGCTACCTCAGTCACAGGGAGAATGAGCAAGACCTGATCAAATTGTGAACCTCTTCACTCACTACAAACAACCACATTCAAAGCATCGTTTTCATCACTCGCTGCTCTGATATTGCCATTTCTTATGACATGATATTAAGAGACATTCCACGTGAAAGAAGAGTCTTCAATGAGATCACACACactcatttttatcaaaatggaaTGTAGTACTATTGAAGTCTTTTTGTTCTCCTTTCAGTCTGATAATTAGTGGCGAATCCGATAGTGAAGACAGCCAAAGGTCCTCAGAACAGCGTAAAGCTGTGACTGTAAATTTGGCTCCAACAAGACATCATCAATATGAAAGAGGTAAAGAAGGTGTTACATTGCCGAAAATAGACCGTGCGAGAACAGAAATGGAAGACAATGGAAAGTTACTGTCTGgatgtcatcataatttgaaatccaatattttgaatgacattcAAAAATGCCGTCTGGCAAATATGCCGCTTTCCATCAACTCAGTAGGAGATTGTTCAGCAAAGAAAATGAACTCACCCCAAAGTTTCAAAACCGAACATTTCGAGGTATGTGCAAGTATGGTTTCAAATAGAAAACAGTCTTACAAAAGTCCAGCTGACTCGCCTACAAACTTGCGAGAGGAAACTGAACAGGACATTGATCTTCGAGATAAACCAATCCCATATCGTTTGTGGAAATTATCCCCTGGAACATGTCTACAGGAATACTTGACACATATATACTCAATTCGAAATACAGGCTCACTTACATCAGGTTCAAAGGGCAGTGAGATGAGAAATCCGAGTGTGATTTCTAAACGGAACAAGGAACATACCGATATTCCGGTAAGAGTGGGAGTTTGTACATTCTTCAGCAGTGGTGGCTGTATCAGTAATCCCTGCGAAAGGATTTATAGCGCCAAAGATACATTATTAGGAATAGAGGGGAAGTCGGCAGCAGCTACGTCGCCTGATGCAAGGTCCACCACTTCCTTTAAATCCTCGAATGTAACAAACTTAAACGCCCATATCGATGCTATAAAAAAGGAACTACGAAATAATGTTGGTACACCAATGAAGAGAAGAGATCCACGGGCATTAAGCATTGATACAGTGCTGATTGGTAACCAATATCGCACTGAGGAAGGACACAAAGCTCACCTTGccagacaaaaacaaacattgcGTGACGTAACCTCACAGTCAACATGATTATCTGCAGAAGACATTGTACGATTAAAATAGTTGTCGAATATCTAATCAAACTTCAAATAAATTATAAAGGGTAAGCTTAGTGAGGAATAAGATAAATTTCGGGCAAAAAGATGAATTATGTGCGTTGCTCTTTATTTCAACTTCTGAAAtacattaacacgattggaactaatttgggagaattggatctttagatttttcaaatatctagAGTGTTGGGTGCCTAtcactgaatgttgcaatattacaaatgaatCACAAAAGCAACTGCATTGCTTACAGAGAAAGCAGATGAGCatacatttgaagattaaaccgtagttccgatcgtgttcaTAACTGCCGTCTTACCGAAACATCGTCAACATTCATACTGATTAAAAGTAATATGTAATAGTAAAAAATGTCAGTTTCAACACTATCTTAGCTTTCCATCAAGAAACGATTCGCTTTACACGTTACAACTTTGGGTACCAGTACATGGTATTTATGTACAGGACTACTTGCCTCATGTTTGGCAAGAAATTGTTTAAAGTTCGGAAATTGGAATCAGAATGGAAACCGGTCAGATTGTACATTGGCAGTTTGATTCGGTATGTCTTGAATACATACCATCCGCGCCACACCAAATGATAGGTAGATCTTTTGCACATGATGAACAATAAGCAGAGATTAACAGTTTTGCTTCACCAGTCAATCACATAATGTAGACTGAAGCATTTAATGGACGGAATTATTAGCAAATAGGGTGGGCTTCTTTCTCATCCATTCGTtgttatttttgtgacaatAAGCGTTCATGAGAACACAGAATATTTGTTCGAGGTGATTGCACTAATATCACTTGAATTGaattctttttgaaaatttcttgtAAATATATCATGGTAAGGCCAAAAGAGAGAGATGGCGAAAGTGATGCGATTAGGCGGTTTTCCTTCTTtccattttctcttttttcttaACTATGTTGGTTTTCGACTGTTACAGAAACAGTTATTGTATAATGACTCTGAGTAATTTGTCATGAATCAAAATAGTAGGTAAATGTTAGATATTTTGAGTCCTGTCAGTCATATTGTGAAGATATGGTGTACTTTGGTGGTGTGTTCTCTAGGTATCCATAACAAGGGATGAGAGGTGTCTCATTCAACCAAAACGGGCCAATCTTAATTTATAGGTGTGGCAAATGAAGATCCTTAAATAGGCTTTGCACATATTTgccctaatttgcattttcttacatggaggtaggaaggaAATGGCAAACAGATTTCATATCTATGATAGAGTATTTTTATACACCTTAGTTTTATGGGTCGATGGCAAAACAAGGGAACACTGTCCTTCCCATTGTTCTGAACAATATGAACACCTTACTGTAAAACATTGGAAGAACTTCGGGACTGGTCAGTCTCCTAGGCCTGGGGGTGTaattgattattttttgccgttCCAAATTTCAACACGGGTGAACACCCCCACCCCTGCacaacaaaggtaaaacaaaaggtgggttataaattcaataaataaggaatatatatatatatatatatatatatatatatatatatatatataatatatataatatatatatatatatatatatatatatatatataatatatatatatataagggatgctggagaattgattttacaatgtcatctctacaacgtgtttcgtgagtcgcgaaactcactcatcaggagactagactggagtgaatctacacgggctaaacatcgctggttacacaggtggtggaattttggttgagatgacagttgttgcataacaatatattgctgctgctatgaatattcatgtttacgGAGAGGACTGATTTACTTCGATGGATATACCGGGAGTTACTAgttattgcataacaatgtcttgCTTCTGTGACGGCATGATGACACAAGTTCATTTCTTTATTGAGTGTGGAACATTCTGGATGGCGGatgataataaatttttctgttaaacaaaGGTTGCACCGCTTGTTAGtactgtcatatggcttggcttTGGCTAGGACCTTCCATGAGATAGTGTGCGTGATATTGTTGTTCTTTAGCGTCCAAAT from Ptychodera flava strain L36383 chromosome 12, AS_Pfla_20210202, whole genome shotgun sequence includes the following:
- the LOC139145767 gene encoding uncharacterized protein → MQKTNGILTVDMAIVNINDGYNNEHNSCTFDESGAHVLLSHTLPGTPCVCKQQENLSLTGWIPNLCEDYSVRFKRTRKRPKFPYRLAYGTYREPQYRFRHYSDISKYMDQYRYYHTRGDVCKESGEKLVLGYNVPDPYRPKLYRFRFLFEKMDATFDGSQMQKNSLIISGESDSEDSQRSSEQRKAVTVNLAPTRHHQYERGKEGVTLPKIDRARTEMEDNGKLLSGCHHNLKSNILNDIQKCRLANMPLSINSVGDCSAKKMNSPQSFKTEHFEVCASMVSNRKQSYKSPADSPTNLREETEQDIDLRDKPIPYRLWKLSPGTCLQEYLTHIYSIRNTGSLTSGSKGSEMRNPSVISKRNKEHTDIPVRVGVCTFFSSGGCISNPCERIYSAKDTLLGIEGKSAAATSPDARSTTSFKSSNVTNLNAHIDAIKKELRNNVGTPMKRRDPRALSIDTVLIGNQYRTEEGHKAHLARQKQTLRDVTSQST